From a single Tissierellales bacterium genomic region:
- a CDS encoding LysM domain-containing protein, with translation MDNYRIQQRCPLGSSPYIIKSGDTLFNLASRYGTTVEAILTINPGLDPESLQVGRIICIPTVAPPVPPCPGGFYYTIRAGDTFFRIANQFNITVDALRSANSGVDPNRLQIGQVICIPVSAPPTPSCPGGFLYEIRSGDTLFLIAQRYNLSVQELIAANPGIDPNRLRVGQRICIPNS, from the coding sequence ATGGATAATTATAGAATACAACAACGATGTCCTTTAGGAAGTTCTCCATATATTATTAAATCTGGGGACACCTTATTTAACTTAGCTTCAAGATATGGAACAACAGTAGAAGCAATTTTGACTATAAATCCAGGTCTTGATCCTGAAAGTTTACAAGTTGGAAGAATAATTTGTATCCCTACTGTGGCACCGCCAGTACCTCCATGTCCAGGTGGATTTTATTACACAATAAGAGCTGGAGATACTTTTTTCAGAATAGCAAATCAATTTAATATAACTGTAGATGCATTAAGAAGTGCAAATTCAGGAGTAGATCCTAATAGACTGCAAATAGGTCAAGTAATATGTATACCAGTATCGGCTCCCCCTACACCATCTTGTCCAGGTGGATTCTTATATGAAATAAGATCAGGGGATACACTATTTTTAATAGCTCAAAGATACAATCTGTCAGTACAGGAATTAATAGCAGCAAATCCAGGAATAGATCCAAATAGGTTAAGAGTTGGTCAACGAATATGTATACCAAATAGTTAA